From the genome of Mycobacterium kansasii ATCC 12478:
GCTGGGCTATCCATTGAACCGGGCGCACACCGCAGCCATCGTCTGGAGCGACGAGATCGACGGCAACCACGGCGATCTCGATCGTGCCGCCGACGCGTTCAGCCACGCTGTGGGCTATGCGCAACAGCTCACCGTGGTCGCCAGTGCGGCCACCCGCTGGGTGTGGCTGGCCGACGCCGCCGGCCTCGACATCGCCGCGGTTGAGCGGGCACTGGACAGCACCGCCGGGGCACGCATCGCCATTGGAACCACCGCAACCGGGACCGGAGGGTTCCAGCGCAGCCACCTCGAGGCGCTGACCACCCAGCGCACCCTGATGCGACTACAGTCCGGCCAGCGGGTGGCATTCTTCTCCGACGTGCAGATGGTCGCTCTGGTCACCCAAAACCCGCAAGCAGCAAGCGAATTCATCTCCAGCACGCTCGGGGACCTGGAATCGGGAAGCCCGGAGCTGCAAACGACCCTGCTGACGTTCATCAACGAGCAGTGCAACGCCTCCCGCGCCGCCAAACGCCTCTACACGCACCGCAACACCTTGCTGCGCCGAATCGAGTCCGCTCAACGACTCCTGCCGCGGCCACTCGGCCGCACCTCCGTCGAGGTCGCCGTCGCCCTCGAAGCCCTGAGGTGGCGCGGCAGCGACATCGGCAACCTCCCCGGACCCGCTCGTCACGGCGACGGCGTGCCGGCTTAGCAATTCGCGGCCAATTCGCGGCCAATTCGCGGCCAATTCGAGCCGGTTCAGCCTTCCGACAGCAATTGCTTCTTGAGTACCTTGCCCAGCGCATTGCGCGGCAGCGACTCCACGATCCGCACCTCACGCGGGCGCTTGTGGACCGAAAGCTGCTGGGCGACAAACTGAATCAAGTCATCCGGGTTGGCTGAGCCGACGACGTAGGCAACGATGCGCTGGCCCAGGTCCGCGTCGGGGAACCCGACGACCGCGACCTCGGCCACATCCGGATGCCCCAGCAGCACCGTCTCGATTTCGCCTGCGCCGATGCGGAATCCGCCCGACTTGATCAAGTCGACCGACTCTCGCCCCACGATGCGGTGCATGCCGCCGGCATCGACGACCGCGACGTCACCGGTGCGATACCAACCGTCGGCGTCGAAGGCTTCAGCAGTGGCATCCGGCCGATTCAGGTAGCCCTCGAACATCGTCGGGCCCTGAACCTGAAGCCTGCCAACGGTTTCGCCGTCATGCGGGACCGGGTCACCGTTGTCGTCGACCAGTCGGGTCTGCACGCCGGCCAGCGGCAGGCCCACCCACCCGGGGCGACGTTCGCCGTCGGCCCGGGTCGACACGGTGATCAATGATTCCGAGGCGCCGTAGCGTTCAATGGGCCGGTGCCCGCTGACCGCGACCAGCTTGTCGAAAACCGGCACCGGCAGTGCCGCGCTGCCGGACACCAACAACCGCGCCGGTTTGAGCGCCTCGGCGGCAGCCTGGTCGGCCGCCACCCGCGACCACACCGTCGGCACCCCGAAATACAGGGTGCCGCCCGCTGCGGCATAGCCCGCCGGCGTCGGTTTTCCGGTGTGCACGAACCGATTTCCGACGCGCAGCGAGCCGAGCAGACCGAGGACCAGGCCGTGGACGTGATACATCGGCAACCCGTGCACCAGGACGTCATCGGCGGTCCACTGCCAGGCATCGGCCAGCGCGTCGAGGTCGGCGGCGATCGCGCGCCGGCTCAACTGCACGCCCTTGGGCGGGCCGGTGGTGCCGGAGGTGTAGATCACCATCGCGACGTCATCGGGTGACGGTTCGGGATAACGGTGCCAGGACCGGGCGCGTAACCGGACCGGAATGTGCGGTAGCCCTTCGGTTTCGGCGGGTACCGGTCCCAGCCACGCCTGCGCACCGGAGTCGGCCAGCATATGCCGACGTTCGGCCACACCGACGTCGGCCGGTACCGGGACGACTTGCACACCGGCGAGCAGACAACCGGTGACGGCCAGCACCGTGGCGGCGGTCGGCGTGGCCAGTACCGCGACCCGGTGCGCGCCCGCGACCCGCTCGGCCACCGAGGTTGCGGCGCCGATCAGGTCACTGCGGCTGAGCGTGACGCCGTCGATGCTGATGGCGTCGGCGATGTCGGTGGTGGAAAGGTCGGCGGGGTTCAGTGAGGCCAGCAGCACCTGAGCAGGCTACCCAGACCCGTCGGCGGCCGCAGCGGCGGTCTTCGACGAGCCGGGAAACAGCGGTCGCAACACCGCCGGCGGACGGAACGGGGTCCAGCTGCCCCGCGGTTGCGCCAGCCGGTCGGCGATGGCCCACACCGTCGCCGGATGGTGTCCGTAACCGATGTGGCTGGCCAGTACCGCGATGTTCTCGCTGCGCGGCCCGGGCGGATTGATGCAGGTCTGCCACGCGACCATGCCGTCGAAGCGCGAGTAGATCGCCGTCGTGGGGACCGGCATGGGTTCGGCTTCGGACTTCAATGGCAGCGCGTGCTGTTCGGAGTGCAGGTGGGCGTAGCGCTTGAAGCTGGGGGTCGCGCGGGACTGGCCTTCGTCCTCCATGCGAAACGGGCTGCCGAGGGTGATCACCTGACGCACCGCCTCCGGGTGACGGCGGGCCAGCGTGCGCGCGAAGATGCCGCCCAGACTCCAGCCGATCAGGGTGAGCGGAACGTCGTAGCTTGCGTGCAGCTCCTCGAGGCGCAGTTCCATGCCGCGCACCGCTTCGGGCGTAGGGCCGATGTTGCGGCCGAGGCCCCAGCCGTGGGCCCGATACCCGAGGCGGCCCAGCAGCCGCCGCAACGTCCAGGTGGAACCGTCCCCGGCCAGCAGGCCGGGCAGCACCAGAACCGGGTGCCCGTCGCCGACCGGCAGCATCCGGCGCAGCGGCAGGACACTGACCAATTGCCCGTACTCGGCCACCGCACGCGGGATGTCGGTGAGATAGAGCGCGAGTGGCGGGGCGCTGACGGGTTTGGTCGTGGACATGGGTCAGCCCTCCTCGTCCCAGACCTTCATCATGGTCGCCAAGATCTCCTCGCCGCGGCCGAGCCCGGCGAGGTGGCTTTCCTCCGGAAGGTGGAACAGCTCGGCGTTGGGCAGGCGGGAAACGACGTGCTCCCCGTGGGAGAACGGGATGATGTGGTCGTGGTCGCCGTGCCACCAACGGACCGGGACCGTCACCTCCTCGAGCCGGAATCCCCAGTCCCGGGCGAACACGATGACGTCGGCGAACGGCGCGGCCAGTTGTTTGCGGCTGCCGTTGAGCAGGTCGTCGAGAAACATCGCCTTGAACTCGGGACGGGCCAGCAGATGCCGGTCGGCCTGGGGTGAGAGCAGTGCGTACACGTCCAGTGCCGGGGACGCGACCGGCCGGGCCGCCCGGATCAGCAGGCTGGCGGAAAGCCGCAGCGGGCTCCCGCCCAGCTTGAGCAACGGCGCCACCCGCACACCGAGGTTCATCACGCCGCCGCTGATCGCGTCGGGACCGTGTGTCGGTGCCACGCCACCGAGCACCCCGGCGGCCACGACCTTGTCGGGCAGCCCGGCGGCGCAGGCTAGCGTGTAGGGGCCCCCGCCGGACAGGCCGACGACGGCCATCTTCTCGATTCCGAGGGTGTCGGCGATGGTCCGCATGTCGTCGGCGAACGCGGAGATGGTCTCGTACTGATGCGGGGTCGACGAGCCGATGCCGGGCCGGTCGACACCGATCAGCCGGACGTTGTGGTGTTCGGCATAGACCCGGGCCTCGGTCGGGATCTGCCGGCGGGCACCGGGGGTGCCGTGCAGCCAGAAAACCGCACGTCCCTGCGGGGCGCCGAACTCGGCGAAACCAATCTGGCGATCCTCCCCGACCGCGATGTTTCCTTCGATCTTGGGACGGGCAATTGCGACGACCATCCCGAGAGCTTCGCATGCGGACTTTGCTCGTGACAATCCGGGACGGGTCCCGGATGGGCGCCTTTCGCAGCCTCCCGTCAGGCGGGCATCCCGATCGCCTTGGGCTCCATGTACTGGTGCAGGCCGGCGATTCCACCGCCCTCACGGCCCAGGCCGCTCTGCCTGAAACCACCGAACGGCGCGTCGCCGGGACCGAACCCGTTCACCGCGATCTGGCCGGTGCGGATGCGGCGAGCGACACCGACGGCGCGTTCGGCGTCGGTACCCCACACCGCGCCGGACAGGCCGTACTGCGAGTTGTTGGCGATCGCGACCGCCTCGTCGTCGTCGCGGTAACGCATGACGGTCAACACCGGCCCGAAGACTTCCTCCTGCGCAATGGTCGCGTCCGGGGTCGAGCCGGTCAGGATCGTCGGCTCGTAATAGAAGCCCGTTTCCAGCGCTGGGGGGCGCCGGCCGCCGGTGGCCAGGGTGGCGCCGTCGCCGAGCGCCCGGGAGACCAACCCTTCGACTCGCTGCCGCTGTTGCTCGCTGATCAGCGGGCCCATCTGCACCTCCGGATCGGCGGGATCGCCGACTTTCACCTGACGCGCCAGTGCCACCAGCCGGTCGACGACGTCGTCGTGCATCGCGTCGGGCAGCAGCAGCCGGCTGTGCAGGATGCAGGCCTGACCGGCATGCAACAGGCAGGACTCGAACAGCATCCGCTGCAGCAACTCGTCGGTCAGCTCGGCGTCGTCGAGCACGATGCTCGCCGACTTGCCGCCGCATTCCAACAGGACCCGCTTCATGGTGCCGGCCGCGGCGGCCATCACCTCCCGCCCGACCGCCGAACTGCCGGTGAAGCTGACCATGTCGATTTGCGGATCGACGGCCAGCAGCTTGCTGGCCTCGATACTGCCGGGCGTGACCACATTGACCACCCCGGGCGGGATGTCGGTGTGCTCGTCGATCACCTTGGCCAGCGCCAACCCGGCCAGCGGGGTCAGCGGCGACGGCTTGAGCACGACGGTGTTGCCGGCCGCCAGGGCCCGACTGAGCTTCATGACGTTGAGGCTGTGCGGGAAGTTCCACGGCGTCAGGATGGAGACCACACCCAGCGGCTCGTGACACAGCACGGTGGCACCGGCGCCTACCGATCCGATCGGCTCCTCGCGCAGCGTGGTGGCGAGTTGGCCGGCGCGCTGCGCGATGAAGGACGCGCTGTCGATCTGCATTGATCGTTCGTTGGTGGTGCAGCCCCATTCGGCTTGGGAGAGCGCGAAGAACTCGTCGGCATGCTGTTTCAGCGCCTCGCCGAGCTGAGTCAGGCAGGCGGCGCGTTCCTGGTGGCTCATCGCCGGCCAGGAACCTTCGTCGAATGCGCGACGGGCGGCCTCGATCGCCTCGGCGACCTGGCCGACGCTGGCGTCCGGCGCGGTGGCGATCGTCGCGCCGGTCGATGGCGAGATGTCGTCGTAGCGGCCGTTGTGCGGTTCCGCCCAGCGTCCGCCGATATAGAGCTGGTAGGTGTCGACAAGAGGTGATTCAGCCATCTGCATCCCCAAACCGCATATCGGTCATATCAACACCTGGTGTACACCGGTCACAGGTCGGAGTCAACGAGTGCTAGCCCGAATTACCGGCAATTTCAGGCATATTGACAAGCAACGCCGTACACGAGTAAACACAGTTGGCGAACACCTTGTGTCGATGTGTCGGATTCGCTGGTTCTGATCGATCTGCGACGGGAGGGCGCCGTGCCGTCAGCCGAGTTCCGCGCCAAGTTGCGCGCTCTCGTCGGGCAGCACACCGGTGGTACCGGAAAGCCTTTGGTGGCGCCGGATCCGGTCAATCAACCGATGATTCGGCACTGGGCGCATGCGCTCGACGACATGAACCCGGTGTACCTGGATCCGGAGTTCGCGGCCACGTCGAGGTTCGGCGGCATCGTGTCGCCGCCGGTCATGCTGCAGACCTGGACGATGCCCGCGCCGAAGCTCGAAGGGATCCGGGAGCGGGGCGGAACTCCGACCGAAATCACTTGCAATCCAACGGCCTTCCTTGACGAGGCCGGCTACACCAGCACGGTGGCGGTGAACTCGGAGTTCGAGATCGAACGTTACCCGCGCCTGGGCGACGTGATCAGTGCGATGACGGTGTACGAGGACGTCTCCGACGAAAAGGAGACCGCGCTGGGCACCGGCTTCTTCCTCACCTGGGTGACGACCTATGTCGACCAGCATTCAGAGGTGTTGGGCCGCCAGCGATTCCGGGTCCTGCGATTCAGGCCGAAGCGCTGATGGCGACCCGGCCGGCACCGGCAATCAGCCCGGACACCGAGTTCTTTTGGCGCGGTCTGCGTGAGCACAAACTACTGATCCAGCGCTGCACCGGATGCACAGCGCTGCGTCACCCGCCACGCCCCATGTGTCCCGGGTGCCGCTCCGTGGACTGGACGGTTGCCGAGTCGTCGGGCCGCGGCACCGTCTACAGCTACGTGATGCCGCACCAGCCGCGGTTTCCATTCTTCGATTACCCCTACATCGTCGTGCTGGTGGAACTGGCCGAAGGGGTGCGGCTGGTGTCCAATCTGGGTGACATCGATCCGGCTGACGTCGTGGTCGGGATGCCGGTCGAGGTGTACTACCAGACCTTCGAGAACGACCTGGTGCTGCACCAATTCCGGCCCGGCCCCCCGGTCGCGGGAGAATCTCGATGACCGCGACCAGTACTCTGAGATGGTCCGACGTGGCCGTCGGGGACGAGCTGACTCCGCTCGAGATCCTGGTCACCGCAACAGTTATCGTCGCCGGCGCGATCGCATCGCGGGACTTCATGCCGGTGCATCACGACCGTGACTACGCCAACAAGCAGGGTTCGCCCAACCTGTTCATGAACATCCTGACCACCAACGGGTTGTGTGTCCGTTTCCTCACCGACTGGGCCGGGCCCGAGGCGATGGTCAAGAACCTCTCGATTCGCCTTGGCGTACCGTGCTTTCCGGACGACCCGCTACGCTTCACCGGCAGCGTGACGGCCAAGTCGGCGGGCTCAGGTGGCGAGAACTTCGTCGAAGTGACGTTTCAGGCCGCCAACAGCCTGGGCAAGCACGTGTCCGGCACCGCGGTGCTCAGCCTGCTCGACCGGGCGGGTGCATGACCGGCTCGCTGGCCGGCGCCGCGGCCATCGCGGGAATCGGGCAGACCGAGTTCTCCAAGGAGTCCGGGCGCAGCGAGCTGCAATTGGCGTGTGAGGCGGTCAGCGCCGCACTCGACGACGCCGGTGTGGCGCCCGGCGACGTCGACGGCATGGTCACCTTCACCATGGACGCCAGCGACGAGATCGAGGTCGCCCGCAACGTCGGTATCGGCGATCTCGACTTCTTCAGCCGGGTGCCCCATGGCGGCGGCGCGGCCGCCGGGACCGTGGCGCACGCGGCGATGGCGGTCGCCACGGGTGTCGCCGAGGTGGTGGTGTGCTATCGCGCGTTCAACGAGCGCTCCGGTATGCGGTTCGGCGGCAGCGGGCGCACCAGCGGCGAAACCCCGTTGTTCATGGCGCATTACGCGCCGTTCGGATTGCTTACTCCGGCAGCATGGGTGGCACTGCACGCCCAGCGTTACATGTCGACCTACGGCGTCACCAACGAGCACTTCGGTGCGATTGCCGTTGTCGACCGGGCCCATGCGGCCCGCAATCCCGACGCGTGGTTCTACCAGCGCCCGATCACGTTGGCAGATCACCAGAACTCGCGCTGGATCGTCGAACCCGTACTACGCCTGCTGGATTGCTGTCAGGAAAGCGACGGCGGGGTTGCGCTGGTGGTGACCAGCGCTGCCCGAGCCCGGAATCTCCGGCAGCCGCCGGCGGTGATCACCGCGGCCGCCCAGGGCGCCGCCTCCGATGGCGAGATGATGACCAGCTACTACCGCGAGGACATCACCGGCCTGCCGGAGATGAGGGTGGTGGCCCGGCGGCTGTGGCGGGATTCGGGTCTCGAACCCGCCGACATCCAAACCGCCTTTATTTATGACCATTTCACGCCTTTTGTCTTCGTTCAGCTCGAGGAGCTCGGCTTCTGCGGGCGCGGTGAGGCCAAGGACTTCGCCACCGTCGAGAACCTGTCGCTGGGCGGCATGCTGCCGATCAACACCAACGGTGGTCTGCTGGGCGAGGCCTACATCCATGGCATGAACGGCATCACCGAGGCGGTTCGTCAGGTGCGCGGCACCTCCCGCAACCAGGTCGACGGCGTCGAACATGTCCTGGTCACGTCGGGAACCGGGGTGCCCACCAGCGGCCTGATTCTCGCGCAGGCCGGGTGAGCGCGTGACGACGCGGGCTTCTGCGGTGATCCAGGCGGGCGATACGCGCGAGCTCATCATCGGGGCCGCATACGTCTGTTTCCGCGAGCACGGACTGCAGAAGGCGACCATTGTCGACATCGCCAGGCTGGCGGGGGTTTCGCGCAGCACCGTCTACGAGTACTTCCCGGACAAGGCAGCCATTGTCGAGTCCTGTGCCGAACATGCTTCCCACCAGTTCTACCGCGAAATGGCCCAGTCCATGAGCCGGGTGAGCACGTTGGAGGAAAAGCTCTGCTGCGCGGCGGTATTCGTGACTCGAGCGCGGCGCGCGATCGCGTCGGCAACCTATGTCGATGAAGATGCGATCAACCTGTTGCTGACCAAGGATGCCGCCGAGTTGCTGCGCGAAAGCGTCGACTTCTTCGCGCCCTACCTCGCCGCGGCCAAGCTCACCGGCGAGGTGCGCAAGGACCTCGATATCGAGGCCGCCGGAGAGTGGTTGGCCCGCATCCTATTCTCGTTGTTCACCACGCCTTCGCCGATCCGCAATCTGGACGACCCCGATGCCCCTGAAGCCGTAGCCGATTTCGTGCGTGCGCATGTGGTACGGGGTTTCTGCGGTGACCGGCCGCGGTCCCGGGCCGCGTCGAAGCTGCGCTGAGTATGCGGCCGGCGTCGGGTGGGTGGTTGCGGCGTCGAGTGTGCGGCTAGGGCTTTCGGGTGTGCGGCTGCGGTGTCGAGTGTGCAGTGAGGGCGGCTGAGCCGCCAGAAAACCCGCCCAGTGGGCACACTCGACGCCACCAATGCAGACCCGACGCCACCAATGCACACCCGACGTCACCAACACACACCCGACGCACTCAATGCGCCAAGGCGCGCAGAAAAAACGCCAGGTTCGCCGGGCGCTCGGCCAGGCGTCGCATGAAATAGCCGTACCACTGGCCGCCGAACGGCACGTACACCCGCAGCTGATTACCGGCGGTGGCCAGGCGCCGCTGTTCGTCGTCGCGGATGCCGTACAGCATCTGGAATTCGAAATCACGTGCGGTACGACGTCCTTCAGCAGCCATGCCGACGGCCGCGCCGATGATCGCCGGGTCGTGCGACGCCACCATCGGATACCCGGAGCCGGACAGCAGAACGTGGAGGCAGCGCAGGTAGGAGTCGGTGATCCCGGCGCCGTCCCGGTAGGCCACCGCTGTGGGCTCGTCGTAGGCGCCCTTGCACAGCCGGACCCGAGCGCCCACCGAGGCCAGCTCTCGGCAATCGGCGAGCGTGCGTCGCAGGTAGGCCTGCACAACCGTGCCCAACCAACCGAAGTCGACCCGCAGGTCACCCGAGATCGACAAGGTCGAATCGGTGGTGGTGTGGTCCTCGGCGTCCACGGTGACCCACACCCCGACCTGCTCGGCCCGCTCGCAGATAGTGCGGGCATTGTCCAAGGCGATCTTCGGGCCGTCGCGATCCAGCGCCTGCCCCAGCGCCGACAGCTTGACCGACACCTCCAGCGGCCGCACACCGTCGAATGCCGTGTCCGCCCGCCGGCCCAGCGCGTCGAGCAGGTCGAGGTAGGCCCGCACGGTGGCCGCGGCGCCGTCGGTGTCGGTGACATTCTCACCGAGGTAGTCGATGCTGACATAGCGGCCCGAATCACGCAGCGCGGCAACCACTTCCAGGACGCTATCCAGCGTTTCACCGGGCACGAACCGGCGCACCACCCGCCGGGTCACCGACGAGCGCCCGGTCATGAGCCGCAACCTATCGGACCGTCCGGCCGCCAGCAGGGCCGGGCGCAGGGTGCGGGCGAACAGTCGGGCCATCAGTCGGCAGCCATGTGCGGGTAGTGGTGGTCGGTTGCCGGGACGAACGTCTCCTTGATGGTGCGCGCCGAGGTCCAACGCAACAGGTTCAGCGGCGAACCCGCCTTGTCGTTGGTGCCCGATCCGCGCGAGCCACCAAACGGCTGGCGCCCGACGACCGCACCGGTCGGCTTGTCGTTGACATAGAAGTTGCCCGCGGCGAACCGCAGCCGGTCTTGTGCCGTCAGCACCGCACGGCGGTCGTCGGCGATGACTGCGCCGGTCAGCGCGTAGCGCGAACCGGTATCGACGACGTCGAGGATGCGTTCGTAGTACCCGTCGGGATAGACGTGCACCGCCAGCACCGGCCCGAAGTATTCGGTCGCGAACGCCTCGTCGGTCGGGTCGTCGGATAGCAATACCGTGGGACGCACGAAATATCCCACGCTGTCGTCGTATTCACCGCCAACCGCGATCGTGACACCGGCCGCTCCCTTGGCCCGCTCGATCGCGTCGACGTTCTTGATGAAAGCGCGCCGGTCGATCAGCGCCCCACCATAGTTCGACAGGTCGGTGATGTCACCGTATTTCAGCTCGGCGACGGCGCCCAGGAAGGCATCACCCATCCGCTGCCACACCGAGTGAGCGACGAACGCCCGCGACGCCGCCGAGCATTTCTGGCCCTGATAGTCGAATGCTCCGCGAATCAAGGCGGTGGACAACACATCCGGCTGCGCCGACGGGTGTGCCACCACGAAGTCCTTACCGCCGGTCTCCCCCACCAGCCGCGGATAGCTCTGGTAACGGCCGATATTGGCGCCGACCTGCTGCCACAGG
Proteins encoded in this window:
- a CDS encoding TetR/AcrR family transcriptional regulator produces the protein MTTRASAVIQAGDTRELIIGAAYVCFREHGLQKATIVDIARLAGVSRSTVYEYFPDKAAIVESCAEHASHQFYREMAQSMSRVSTLEEKLCCAAVFVTRARRAIASATYVDEDAINLLLTKDAAELLRESVDFFAPYLAAAKLTGEVRKDLDIEAAGEWLARILFSLFTTPSPIRNLDDPDAPEAVADFVRAHVVRGFCGDRPRSRAASKLR
- a CDS encoding Zn-ribbon domain-containing OB-fold protein, whose amino-acid sequence is MATRPAPAISPDTEFFWRGLREHKLLIQRCTGCTALRHPPRPMCPGCRSVDWTVAESSGRGTVYSYVMPHQPRFPFFDYPYIVVLVELAEGVRLVSNLGDIDPADVVVGMPVEVYYQTFENDLVLHQFRPGPPVAGESR
- a CDS encoding PucR family transcriptional regulator, with protein sequence MVRQRPSPRIRELIREGARIALNPGPEWITELDRATVAANPAIADDPVLAKVVQKANRANLVHWAAANMRDPGAPVPPNLGAEPLRMARDLVRRGLDTLAHDVYRTGEYIAWRLWLHIAFDLTADPAELRELLDVSARSVNDFIEATLAGIAAQIQLEHHELNRGSHAERLEVVGLLLEGAPISRERAEARLGYPLNRAHTAAIVWSDEIDGNHGDLDRAADAFSHAVGYAQQLTVVASAATRWVWLADAAGLDIAAVERALDSTAGARIAIGTTATGTGGFQRSHLEALTTQRTLMRLQSGQRVAFFSDVQMVALVTQNPQAASEFISSTLGDLESGSPELQTTLLTFINEQCNASRAAKRLYTHRNTLLRRIESAQRLLPRPLGRTSVEVAVALEALRWRGSDIGNLPGPARHGDGVPA
- a CDS encoding FAS1-like dehydratase domain-containing protein; the protein is MAPDPVNQPMIRHWAHALDDMNPVYLDPEFAATSRFGGIVSPPVMLQTWTMPAPKLEGIRERGGTPTEITCNPTAFLDEAGYTSTVAVNSEFEIERYPRLGDVISAMTVYEDVSDEKETALGTGFFLTWVTTYVDQHSEVLGRQRFRVLRFRPKR
- the pruA gene encoding L-glutamate gamma-semialdehyde dehydrogenase: MDAITQVPVPVNEPVHDYAPKSPERARLRTELALLSDHPMDLPHVIGGRHRMGDGEPVDVVAPHRHAVRLGTLTNADHADAAAAIAAAMAAKNAWAALPFDERAAVFLRAADLLAGPWREKIVAATMLGQSKSVYQAEIDAPCELVDFWRFNVAFARQILAQQPISGPGEWNRADYRPLDGFVYAITPFNFTSIAGNLPTAPALMGNTVVWKPSITQTLSAYLLMQLLEAAGLPPGVINLVTGDGFAVSEVALADPRLAGIHFTGSTATFCHLWQQVGANIGRYQSYPRLVGETGGKDFVVAHPSAQPDVLSTALIRGAFDYQGQKCSAASRAFVAHSVWQRMGDAFLGAVAELKYGDITDLSNYGGALIDRRAFIKNVDAIERAKGAAGVTIAVGGEYDDSVGYFVRPTVLLSDDPTDEAFATEYFGPVLAVHVYPDGYYERILDVVDTGSRYALTGAVIADDRRAVLTAQDRLRFAAGNFYVNDKPTGAVVGRQPFGGSRGSGTNDKAGSPLNLLRWTSARTIKETFVPATDHHYPHMAAD
- a CDS encoding proline dehydrogenase family protein, yielding MARLFARTLRPALLAAGRSDRLRLMTGRSSVTRRVVRRFVPGETLDSVLEVVAALRDSGRYVSIDYLGENVTDTDGAAATVRAYLDLLDALGRRADTAFDGVRPLEVSVKLSALGQALDRDGPKIALDNARTICERAEQVGVWVTVDAEDHTTTDSTLSISGDLRVDFGWLGTVVQAYLRRTLADCRELASVGARVRLCKGAYDEPTAVAYRDGAGITDSYLRCLHVLLSGSGYPMVASHDPAIIGAAVGMAAEGRRTARDFEFQMLYGIRDDEQRRLATAGNQLRVYVPFGGQWYGYFMRRLAERPANLAFFLRALAH
- a CDS encoding aldehyde dehydrogenase family protein; translated protein: MAESPLVDTYQLYIGGRWAEPHNGRYDDISPSTGATIATAPDASVGQVAEAIEAARRAFDEGSWPAMSHQERAACLTQLGEALKQHADEFFALSQAEWGCTTNERSMQIDSASFIAQRAGQLATTLREEPIGSVGAGATVLCHEPLGVVSILTPWNFPHSLNVMKLSRALAAGNTVVLKPSPLTPLAGLALAKVIDEHTDIPPGVVNVVTPGSIEASKLLAVDPQIDMVSFTGSSAVGREVMAAAAGTMKRVLLECGGKSASIVLDDAELTDELLQRMLFESCLLHAGQACILHSRLLLPDAMHDDVVDRLVALARQVKVGDPADPEVQMGPLISEQQRQRVEGLVSRALGDGATLATGGRRPPALETGFYYEPTILTGSTPDATIAQEEVFGPVLTVMRYRDDDEAVAIANNSQYGLSGAVWGTDAERAVGVARRIRTGQIAVNGFGPGDAPFGGFRQSGLGREGGGIAGLHQYMEPKAIGMPA
- a CDS encoding alpha/beta fold hydrolase, with product MVVAIARPKIEGNIAVGEDRQIGFAEFGAPQGRAVFWLHGTPGARRQIPTEARVYAEHHNVRLIGVDRPGIGSSTPHQYETISAFADDMRTIADTLGIEKMAVVGLSGGGPYTLACAAGLPDKVVAAGVLGGVAPTHGPDAISGGVMNLGVRVAPLLKLGGSPLRLSASLLIRAARPVASPALDVYALLSPQADRHLLARPEFKAMFLDDLLNGSRKQLAAPFADVIVFARDWGFRLEEVTVPVRWWHGDHDHIIPFSHGEHVVSRLPNAELFHLPEESHLAGLGRGEEILATMMKVWDEEG
- a CDS encoding acyl-CoA synthetase, with the protein product MLLASLNPADLSTTDIADAISIDGVTLSRSDLIGAATSVAERVAGAHRVAVLATPTAATVLAVTGCLLAGVQVVPVPADVGVAERRHMLADSGAQAWLGPVPAETEGLPHIPVRLRARSWHRYPEPSPDDVAMVIYTSGTTGPPKGVQLSRRAIAADLDALADAWQWTADDVLVHGLPMYHVHGLVLGLLGSLRVGNRFVHTGKPTPAGYAAAGGTLYFGVPTVWSRVAADQAAAEALKPARLLVSGSAALPVPVFDKLVAVSGHRPIERYGASESLITVSTRADGERRPGWVGLPLAGVQTRLVDDNGDPVPHDGETVGRLQVQGPTMFEGYLNRPDATAEAFDADGWYRTGDVAVVDAGGMHRIVGRESVDLIKSGGFRIGAGEIETVLLGHPDVAEVAVVGFPDADLGQRIVAYVVGSANPDDLIQFVAQQLSVHKRPREVRIVESLPRNALGKVLKKQLLSEG
- a CDS encoding lipid-transfer protein; the encoded protein is MTGSLAGAAAIAGIGQTEFSKESGRSELQLACEAVSAALDDAGVAPGDVDGMVTFTMDASDEIEVARNVGIGDLDFFSRVPHGGGAAAGTVAHAAMAVATGVAEVVVCYRAFNERSGMRFGGSGRTSGETPLFMAHYAPFGLLTPAAWVALHAQRYMSTYGVTNEHFGAIAVVDRAHAARNPDAWFYQRPITLADHQNSRWIVEPVLRLLDCCQESDGGVALVVTSAARARNLRQPPAVITAAAQGAASDGEMMTSYYREDITGLPEMRVVARRLWRDSGLEPADIQTAFIYDHFTPFVFVQLEELGFCGRGEAKDFATVENLSLGGMLPINTNGGLLGEAYIHGMNGITEAVRQVRGTSRNQVDGVEHVLVTSGTGVPTSGLILAQAG
- a CDS encoding esterase/lipase family protein — its product is MSTTKPVSAPPLALYLTDIPRAVAEYGQLVSVLPLRRMLPVGDGHPVLVLPGLLAGDGSTWTLRRLLGRLGYRAHGWGLGRNIGPTPEAVRGMELRLEELHASYDVPLTLIGWSLGGIFARTLARRHPEAVRQVITLGSPFRMEDEGQSRATPSFKRYAHLHSEQHALPLKSEAEPMPVPTTAIYSRFDGMVAWQTCINPPGPRSENIAVLASHIGYGHHPATVWAIADRLAQPRGSWTPFRPPAVLRPLFPGSSKTAAAAADGSG
- a CDS encoding MaoC family dehydratase; translated protein: MTATSTLRWSDVAVGDELTPLEILVTATVIVAGAIASRDFMPVHHDRDYANKQGSPNLFMNILTTNGLCVRFLTDWAGPEAMVKNLSIRLGVPCFPDDPLRFTGSVTAKSAGSGGENFVEVTFQAANSLGKHVSGTAVLSLLDRAGA